The following are from one region of the Rhodospirillales bacterium genome:
- a CDS encoding IS5/IS1182 family transposase produces MFCRLKDFRRIATRYDKRADVFLSGVFLAAAVVWWAN; encoded by the coding sequence CATGTTCTGTCGTCTCAAGGACTTCCGGCGGATCGCCACCCGTTACGACAAACGCGCCGACGTCTTCCTCTCCGGCGTGTTCTTGGCCGCCGCCGTAGTATGGTGGGCCAATTGA